A segment of the uncultured Desulfobulbus sp. genome:
CCTTTTCCCTTACGTCCCACCGTCGGGATGATATCAACACCGAGTCGATGCTCGAGTTTTTCGATATCAATGGATATGCCGTTGCGCGTGGCCACATCCATCATGTTCAACGCCACCACCACAGAAAAGCCCATCTCCAGGACCTGAAAGGTGAAGTAGAGACTCCGCTTGAGAGAAGAGGCATCCACAACGTTGACTATGACGTCCGGCTTTTCACTGATAAGAAAGTCACGGGCTACCCGCTCCTCTAGAGAAAAAGAGGTAAGGCTGTACGTGCCGGGCAGATCGACCGTCTCTACCCGAACACCTTCGAATGTATAAAAGCCTGATTTTTTATCAACCGTGACGCCCGGGTAGTTGGCGATGTGCTGGTTGGCCCCGGTCAGCATGTTGAATGTGGTCGATTTGCCGGCGTTTTGCTGGCCTGCCAGCCCGACGAGGAGTTTTTTCTTCTGTTCCATTGGTGCTTGGTTTGTACAGGGTTCAGGTGGATGACGTGATGTCACGTTGTATGTGGAGACAATGACACTGCCGTAGAGAAGAGGTGCAGTGATCAGGGAGATTCGTCAGAGATTTCTTCTACTTCTATAAGCGCTGCTTCTGCGTTTCTCAGGGTCACATTGTAGTCGGCCACCTTACATTGGATCGGGTCGCCCAGGGGAGCCCGGCGGATAACATCGATTTCCGATTCAGGGACAAATCCCAGGTCAAGCAGGCGTTGGCGAATAGCACCTTGGGCGTGGTGACAGCGGATTCGCGTCTTTTGTCCAGGTGCAATGTCGCAGAGTCTACAGCATCCGTTGCGCTTTCTGCATTTCATGTGTGTCTCCAAGTTAGGCTTTTCTAAAATAAGCCTACTCTCTATGCGAATTTTTTAATTCGGTCAATAATATTTATGCTTTAAAAATATTTTTAGGGAAGGCTTAAAACATTGTTGACACAAAAGTTAGGAACCGCTAAATTCTGCGCCCGATAACTTTTCAAGAATAAACAAAGAAATTTTGGGTGAACTATGTTTCGACGCTTAAGTGTTGCAGTTTTTTGTCTATTGTTGAGTGCAGGCCTTGCGCATGCCCATACCCCCCTCTGCTCCTGCTTTGATAATGGTGATCAGACCATCACCTGCGAGGGGGGCTTTTCTGATGGCTCTTCTGCCTCCGGAGTGGCGATGAGAGTAGAAGGAGGGGCGGGGAAGGTTCTGACAGAAGGAAAGATGAATGAGAATTCCGAGTACACCTTCACCAAGCCTGCAGGTGAATACACGGTGGTCTTTGACGCCGGAGAGGGGCACAGAATCACTGTTCCCGGTGCGGAAATTGTCGAGTAATGCACCGAAGGCGGATTCAGTAACGATCCGACGTTATTGAAAACTTACTTAGAACAAGGAGAAGAATTATGAACAAGTTTCTGACAGCGGCATTTACCGGAGCCATGGTTCTGGGGTCTGCGGTTGCGGCCTCTGCACATTTTCAGATGATCTACACCCCGGAGATGGCACTGAACAAAGGTGGGGAGATTCCGCTGAAGCTCGTTTTTACCCATCCCTTTGAGGCGGGGCACACCATGGACATGGCTACCCCGGAACAGTTTTTTGTAGTCCGCAGTCGTGGTGAAAATGCACCTAAAAAAACCGACCTGCTCAAGACCCTCAAACCGATCACCTGGACAAGCCTGACCAACAGCGGCAAGGCCTGGGAGACTACTTACCAGGCGCGTGGAGGTGATCATGCCTTCTGCCTCATTCCTGAGCCCTATTGGGAGGAGGGTGATGGTTTTTACATCAAGCAGAACACCAAGGTTATCGTCAATGTGGGCGGTGAGCCGGGTGCCTGGAATGAGCCTGTCGGCCTGCCAACCGAGATTGTCCCCCTGGCCAAGCCCTACGATCGCTGGACCGGCAATGTTTTTCAGGGGCAGGTTCTGGTCAACGGAAAACCTGTACCAGGTGCCGAGGTTGAGATCGAGTACATGAACCATAAACCTCTGCTTGACAAGAACGCCTTCGCTAAAGAGGCCGCTGCCGAAGCTCCCCAGGACTCCTTTGTGTTGCAGACAATCTTTGCAGATGAAAACGGCGTCTTCACCTTTGGTATCCCCAAGGAGGGATGGTGGGGCTTTGCCGCTTTGGACCTGGATCCCGACTATACCTATAAGGGGAAAAAATGCTCCCGTGACGCAGTTATCTGGCTCCAGGCAAAGGATATGTAACCTCGCCAGCCTATAGAGGAAGCCTGGTACGCGTCGTCGTCGGTTAACCCGGATGAAAAATCCGTGCTAAACACGATTTTCGGGTCGGGCTTCCTCCTAAATTGTGGACTGTTCCCGTGAACAGCCACCTTTGGTGTAATGCAAGCAAGAGGAGGAGACATGCAATTCTGGGACATTTTAGCCACCAGTGCTGTTGTCGTTTGTGCCGTGGTGTATCTGTATCGTCGGTTTTCAACTACGAAGGGCTGCAGTTGTGGTTCGAGCTCCTGCTGCTCACAGCAGGGGACGGGGCTGTCCTGCCGTTCTTCGTCAAGGGCTGAAGGCTGTAGCGGTTGCAGCTGTGGAGATGAGACATAAGTCGCAATACCATGACAGCACGACAAAAGCTGAGCGCCAGCCTGGAAGATTACATTGAGGCCATTTATCTCCTGGGGGGGAGCGAGACCGAGGTCCGGCCGAAGGAGATCGTTGCCCGCATGGGCGTCACCGGCCCTTCAGTGACGGAAGCGCTACGCCTTTTGAGTGAGAAGAATCTGGTGCATTATGTCCCCTATGGTGCCGTCACCCTCACCGATGCCGGAAAATCAGTGGCGCAGGGGGTGTACCACCGGCATAAAACGCTCAAACGTTTTTTTGTCGAGATTCTCGGGATAGATGAGGCTGATGCTGAAAAGGGTGCCTGCGAGATGGAGCATGTTGCCAGCCAGGACCTCGTCTACCGGCTGGTCCTATTCACCAGCTTTGTCCAGAAAAATCTCTGTGAGAACCCGCAGGGGGGGGTCGAGCGATTCAAAGAATTTATGGAGCAGAGAGAAACAAACACTTACCACCACAGACAACAGGATGACAATGGTACAAAGTTTTAATAATTCAACAGTAGTGCCCCCCTCCTCTTCAGGGCAAAACTCCACCGCAATGCCGACGCCTCTCCAGGCCGGAACGACAATGCTCGGTGTGTTGAGCGTTGCCAGCGCCATGTCCATCGGTTCCAACTGGGTGGACGTTCGCCGAGGGGCTCTCACTCCGGGACAGGCGGTGGTCAATGGCCTGGCAAAAGGAGTTGCCGCCACCCTGATCATTCAGGCGACCAGTCGCAGTACCCCCCTTCAGGTTGCCCTGGCCGCATCGGTTCTCGCCGGAGCCGGATATCTGATTGACTCGACTATGAAAAAAAGTAGAGCAAAACTCTGTCAGGTTGAGGATTAGGGGGAGAAGTGAACCTCTTTCAACGCAAACCCATCACCATCGCCCATGAGTTTAAGGGGCGCATACGTCTGCGCAGTCCACTGATCGGCAGCCCTGAACTTGATCCTGATTTTTTTGAGGCGGGTCTTGAATCCATTACCGGAGTTCGCAAGGTTAGACTGAACAGCCGGGCCCTCTCTGTGGTGATTGAACATGACGGTCTGGACATCACGCGGAGTTCTATTCTTACCTATCTGGCGCACCTGCCCGAGCAATCGTTGCAGGGCAAGGGCCAGGTCCGCAGGCTGCATTCACCCTTATCCCTGATCGCCAGGGGAGGTGTGACTCTCTCGCTGTTGTTTTTACCCAGACTCTTTGCGGCTCCCATCGCTATCATCTTTGCCCTGCCCACCCTGATTCGGGGGATGACGACCCTGTGGAACCGTGGCGTCAAGGTGGAGGTCCTGGATGGCTCTGCCGTGCTTTTCTGCCTGATCCGACAGGATTATTTCACCGCCGCCAGT
Coding sequences within it:
- a CDS encoding FeoA family protein: MKCRKRNGCCRLCDIAPGQKTRIRCHHAQGAIRQRLLDLGFVPESEIDVIRRAPLGDPIQCKVADYNVTLRNAEAALIEVEEISDESP
- a CDS encoding DUF4198 domain-containing protein produces the protein MNKFLTAAFTGAMVLGSAVAASAHFQMIYTPEMALNKGGEIPLKLVFTHPFEAGHTMDMATPEQFFVVRSRGENAPKKTDLLKTLKPITWTSLTNSGKAWETTYQARGGDHAFCLIPEPYWEEGDGFYIKQNTKVIVNVGGEPGAWNEPVGLPTEIVPLAKPYDRWTGNVFQGQVLVNGKPVPGAEVEIEYMNHKPLLDKNAFAKEAAAEAPQDSFVLQTIFADENGVFTFGIPKEGWWGFAALDLDPDYTYKGKKCSRDAVIWLQAKDM
- a CDS encoding metal-dependent transcriptional regulator is translated as MTARQKLSASLEDYIEAIYLLGGSETEVRPKEIVARMGVTGPSVTEALRLLSEKNLVHYVPYGAVTLTDAGKSVAQGVYHRHKTLKRFFVEILGIDEADAEKGACEMEHVASQDLVYRLVLFTSFVQKNLCENPQGGVERFKEFMEQRETNTYHHRQQDDNGTKF